One stretch of Solenopsis invicta isolate M01_SB chromosome 16, UNIL_Sinv_3.0, whole genome shotgun sequence DNA includes these proteins:
- the LOC105203210 gene encoding mediator of RNA polymerase II transcription subunit 6 isoform X1 codes for MMMSGKAQVQQESPLGLSWHDSAWIPVLNPSNIMDYFSERSNPFYDRTCNNEIVKMQRLSPDQLTNMTGLEYILLHVQEPILYVIRKQHRHSPTLASPVADYYIIAGVVYQAPDLGSVVSSRLLSTVHHLQSAFDEARECARYHPSKGYSWDFKNGKAMAAKKELPVREEPSSLFQRQRVDMLLAELTRKFPLPVPKPVHQVTEASVEIKQEVKTEKKDAKPAPEKKPRLN; via the exons ATGATGATGTCCGGAAAAGCTCAGGTACAACAAG AAAGTCCTCTGGGTCTGTCCTGGCATGACAGTGCCTGGATTCCCGTCCTCAATCCAAGTAACATCATGGATTACTTCTCGGAAAGAAGCAATCCGTTCTATGACAGAACGTGCAACAATGAGATAGTTAAGATGCAGCGTTTGAGCCCTGATCAATTAAC CAATATGACTGGTTTGGAGTACATTCTTTTGCACGTGCAAGAACCGATCCTGTATGTGATTAGGAAACAACACAGGCATTCACCGACTTTAGCCTCCCCAGTTgctgattattatattatagctGGCGTCGTGTACCAAGCTCCAGATTTAGGATCCGTCGTGAGTTCGAGACTG TTGTCCACTGTTCACCACTTACAATCTGCCTTCGATGAGGCGAGAGAGTGTGCTCGATACCATCCGAGCAAAGGTTATTCCTGGGATTTCAAAAATGGCAAGGCCATGGCTGCAAAGAAAGAATTGCCAGTGCGTGAAGAGCCTAGTTCCTTGTTTCAACGGCAGAGAGTAGATATGCTGCTCGCAGAGCTCACTCGCAAATTTCCCTTACCGGTGCCAAAGCCAGTGCATCAAGTAACAGAAGCTT CTGTAGAGATCAAGCAGGAAGTGAAGACCGAGAAGAAAGATGCAAAACCAGCACCAGAAAAAAAACCTagacttaattaa
- the LOC105203210 gene encoding mediator of RNA polymerase II transcription subunit 6 isoform X2: MDYFSERSNPFYDRTCNNEIVKMQRLSPDQLTNMTGLEYILLHVQEPILYVIRKQHRHSPTLASPVADYYIIAGVVYQAPDLGSVVSSRLLSTVHHLQSAFDEARECARYHPSKGYSWDFKNGKAMAAKKELPVREEPSSLFQRQRVDMLLAELTRKFPLPVPKPVHQVTEASVEIKQEVKTEKKDAKPAPEKKPRLN; the protein is encoded by the exons ATGGATTACTTCTCGGAAAGAAGCAATCCGTTCTATGACAGAACGTGCAACAATGAGATAGTTAAGATGCAGCGTTTGAGCCCTGATCAATTAAC CAATATGACTGGTTTGGAGTACATTCTTTTGCACGTGCAAGAACCGATCCTGTATGTGATTAGGAAACAACACAGGCATTCACCGACTTTAGCCTCCCCAGTTgctgattattatattatagctGGCGTCGTGTACCAAGCTCCAGATTTAGGATCCGTCGTGAGTTCGAGACTG TTGTCCACTGTTCACCACTTACAATCTGCCTTCGATGAGGCGAGAGAGTGTGCTCGATACCATCCGAGCAAAGGTTATTCCTGGGATTTCAAAAATGGCAAGGCCATGGCTGCAAAGAAAGAATTGCCAGTGCGTGAAGAGCCTAGTTCCTTGTTTCAACGGCAGAGAGTAGATATGCTGCTCGCAGAGCTCACTCGCAAATTTCCCTTACCGGTGCCAAAGCCAGTGCATCAAGTAACAGAAGCTT CTGTAGAGATCAAGCAGGAAGTGAAGACCGAGAAGAAAGATGCAAAACCAGCACCAGAAAAAAAACCTagacttaattaa
- the LOC105204138 gene encoding uncharacterized protein LOC105204138: MICDGRTCGGCRYLEQDDIDERTASLAEFLANCQHAKCKVVRLVRQQISKLQNMQVRVPAFHVIGLDRSTDTSLASLKSPSGSYEHFLAASDVHDEAHEKTHNETPAEMHEVLDNEVHEVNSGVHEPYDESHELENKVEQALTVRHDKLHEAQKAAAVVKRTDGATNAIRNAATASLRRAASPGRAVDRKWMLRILDRVRHRAHLILAAAAVGVIVWTALVYGVFLGATACGSGGICFRSSLKYTHAKRTLF; this comes from the exons ATGATATGCGACGGGCGCACATGCGGCGGTTGCCGTTATCTGGAGCAGGACGATATAGACGAACGGACAGCGAGCCTCGCGGAGTTCCTGGCGAACTGTCAACACGCGAAATGCAAGGTGGTTCGTCTGGTCCGTCAGCAAATAAGTAAACTGCAGAATATGCAGGTACGGGTCCCCGCATTTCACGTAATTGGACTCGATCGATCCACCGACACGTCCCTAGCGTCGCTAAAATCACCCTCCGGATCC TACGAACATTTTCTGGCCGCGAGCGATGTACACGATGAGGCGCACGAGAAGACACATAACGAAACTCCCGCTGAAATGCACGAAGTGCTCGACAATGAAGTCCACGAAGTGAACAGTGGAGTACACGAGCCGTACGACGAGTCGCACGAGTTGGAGAACAAAGTGGAGCAGGCGCTCACCGTACGGCACGACAAACTGCACGAAGCGCAGAAAGCCGCCGCAGTCGTTAAGCGAACTGACGGAGCGACGAACGCAATAAGG AACGCGGCGACCGCATCCTTGCGTCGCGCGGCGTCTCCTGGGAGAGCGGTGGACCGCAAGTGGATGCTGCGGATCCTGGATCGCGTTCGTCATCGAGCGCATCTGATACTGGCGGCAGCTGCGGTCGGCGTGATAGTCTGGACCGCTCTGGTGTACGGTGTCTTCCTGGGTGCGACGGCCTGCGGAAGCGGTGGCATCTGCTTCCGGTCGTCTCTTAAGTACACGCACGCTAAACGCACGCTGTTTTAG